GAGCAATTCTGTGTCTAATAATTGGGAAAGAAGGTGCAGTTTCACATGACCCCCTCAATACTTGAGAAGCCAAGAAACAGCACCTAACAAAGTCACACACCACTCACTACTATTTTTATAAtcttcattaaaaaaatctCACATGATTCCATGTGAATTTTTCTCTGTTTGGCCTTtgttttactctattttttAATGAATAAGTACAGTTTGTGCCCTCCCCCTTCCTTTCCTCCATTTTCCCTATCTCCttttaatttaactaattaattttcTATTCATTTGACTATACATCCTTCAATAGGGTCATGTTGTGAAGGTTCAGATAATAAAAAGAGTTTCAAAACATTTATATATGTACAAATGCCAATCAAAATGATTAAAACAGACGATAACTAAAACAAATTTATCTAATTTGAACAACTCACATCATAATAATAACATTATTGTGTATGTGTGAGTCACTTGGTTACAAATTTTTCTCTCTTACATCATAATAATAACATTATAGTTTCAATTCCAAATATGACTTGatcattatactaaaaatagatgtccaataatacttgtccaatttatgaaattaagagataatttacacttagttcctaatttacccttatcattaattagtagtcatttttctattatatttttcaagacattgtatttattatattcaaagaatAATATGGTAAAATTAGTCttctatttataatttcttcaGAATTGTGCAAAGTCAATAATGGACAAGTATTGATAGACGGAGTGAGTATGATCAAactatttcatttatttatgTGTGAATCACTTggttacaattttttttctcttgtgTTGATTCTTGATATTATCTCTTATTGGAATAGAAGTTTCTAACTTTCTTGGATCCAGAGCAATAAAAGAAACAGAAAACGAGGGGAGGAAGGTCCTTAACTAGctttagaaaaagaaataattttagaaaGTCATCTTGTGCCTACTTTCTACTTTGTCTCAACTTCTTCAACacagtaaaaataaaaaggcaTCATAAATAAGTACATTTTTAATTTGACTTCAGATgatttaactcatataaaattGAACAGATAGATACATTTTATATGACATAATATACGTAGGACGTGAAGTATCGCGTAAGACGCCAAGTAGAATATATGTGTTTACTTGTTCAACTCTATACAAATTTAACTGTATATTTGTAGACACCCAATGTTGAAGGACATAAATATCAAATGAGGTCAAGTTAAAGAGCACATTTATGTACtattccaaaaagaaaaaagttccAAGCCATATGCAtgatcaattttaaaaatacttatgGAAAAAAAGGTAGCTCAGGGTACAATGCACTCCTGATTCACGTAGGCTTTGGAAAAAATCGCATGTCAAGAGATTGTGATATAGACAATTTATCATAATACAAACATTAATGGTTGTTGAGTTGTTTCCACATTGAATACATACAAGTAAATATTAATCAACAACCTTGTTAAAATTGTAACTAACTTGCTATTGCAGGTTGATCGACACTCACTATTAAAAATCACTATTTTTCTACTGAAAAATATTCCGTGGTTATTCCCACAATTTTTTTGATTGAGTCGgtgtgaaaagaaaaaagtataattatttcatatggaAAAATTAGGAAGCTTCCTACTATTTCAGTGGAAACGTGTTTTCCACCATAATTTTTTCAGTGAGTTGATTCGATGGAAAATGAGtgaaatttttttattctataaCATAAATTTCCCACTAATTTGAGATGAGAAAAATCGTTGTTTCTAATAGTGAGTGATGTGACAAAACTTTACGctcatcaatatatatatatataaaggttATACAACAAGGTAATGTATGTTTTTTGGGTAGTTATGTTTGTCATCAATAAactttataattaaaaaaagggtAATTCAAACATTAAGCATGGAGTAGAGTAACCTTCACTCGTAATTAATCATGAAATCTTTGTCATTCACATTAGTTAACAATACCTTTGTCCCTACGAAAAACTGTCTTTCCCTAAATTCTTTGACTATACCCCTTTTTTGCTCATCCaccataataaaaaaaaggtatCCAACAAAGTTGAGTGAAAGAACTAATAACTGAAGATAGATctacaattttaatatttttagtacATTCACAACACCTTGTGACAGTATATACAAAGTTAACATAAATATACATCAAGTCGCACGAAGTCGAATCTACATCTTAATCTCAAGCAAGTTGAATACGCTATGTGAATAATTAACATTCATATCGCTCCATTTAAGTCTGTTACAATTAGTTTCTCTAGTACAGGAAGTTTACCATATTGTTTACTGGCCTATAAATCTCTAATGAAACTACATCTCCCAGCAAAAAGAACTATAGAAGGgggaattttttattttttttttaaaaaaagtataagAAGAAGAACACATTCTCTCCATGTTCAATGTCGGAGTCACTTACAATAAAGTCCAAATATTTCCCCACTCAATATATTAACACAGCTGTTTTTTGCAGAACCCAAGATCTCACGACCTATTAATCCAGCTCCCTTTCTTTCTTCTTAACTAATCCCCATGTGAACTTTAGTACCGtatcaagccttggaaacagcctctggcagaaatgcaaggcaaggctgcgtacaatagacccttgtggtcaggcccttccccggaccccgcgcatagcgggagctttagtgcaccgggctgccctttttttttttttttttagaccgattaaaaaaaaaaattgagtcatATAATTTGGGACAGTGGGGTATTTTACTAACTCCATTAATAATATTCTACTCTACTtatataataatactaatactcttctctttttttcttacctTCTTCCTCTTCCCCCTTGTTGGCCCCATCATCTCCCTCACAATCATTGATCCAATGCTAGCACTACCAAAAGAGAGAGTGTAAGCACAGGGGAAAAAAAGTAGTAATGAATTTGCTAACCATTTTCATTCTCTTCTTGTTCTACTCATGTTACATTGCTTTCGCaaaagttgagttgagtgatcAAATGTCTATTCTACTTTCTATTAAAGAAAGTATCGTTGATCCATTGGATCAACTTCGTGATTGGACAGAGCCCAATAATGCAGCTGCAGGGAATAACAGAAGTATTGCTCCCTGCAGCTGGAAGGGAGTTGAATGCAATTCCGATGGTGCAGTAGAGAAGCTTGATCTATCCCACATGAATCTCACTGGTAAAGTGTCTGACGATATCCAAAAGCTGAAGAGTTTGACTTATCTCAATCTTTGCTGCAATGGTTTCTCATCACCATTGCCGGAAAGTTTCTCAAATCTCACTGCATTGAAAAGCATTGATGTGAGCCAGAACTATTTTGTTTATGGCTTCCCTGTAGGTCTTGGAATGTCAGAAGGGCTTATGTATTTGAATGCTTCGAGTAATAACTTCTCGAGTTATCTTCCGGAGGATATTGGAAATGCAACATTGCTGGAGACTTTGGATTTTCGAGGGAATTTCTTCGAAGGTTCAATTCCTAAATCTTATAGGAATTTGGGGAAGTTGAAGTTTTTAGGCCTTTCAGGGAACAATTTGACTGGCTACATTCCAGGAGAGCTGGGACAGCTTTCGGCGCTTGAGACTGTAGTTCTGGGATACAATGTTTTTGAAGGTGGAATTCCAGCTGAGTTTGGAAATCTGACCAATCTCAAGTATCTTGATCTTGCTATTGGAAATCTTGGAGGTTCAATTCCTTCTGAGCTAGGAAAGCTGAAGCTGCTCGACACGATTTTCTTGTACAAGAACAAGCTTGAAGGCAAGATTCCTCCAGAGATTGGCAACATGACTTCATTGCAGCTGCTTGATCTCTCCGATAACTTGCTGATGGGTGACATCCCAGCTGAGATTGCTGACCTTAAGAATTTGCAGCTTTTGAATTTGATGTCAAACAAATTATCAGGCTCAGTTCCCCCTGGGATTGGAGGTTTACCTCAGCTGGAAGTATTTGAGCTATGGAATAATAGCTTATCAGGTCCTTTACCAAGTGATCTTGGAAGAAATTCACCATTGCAATGGGTGGATATTTCATCCAACTCATTCACTGGTCCAATTCCAGCAGGATTATGCACCAAAGGTAACCTCACTAAGCTTATCCTGTTCAACAATGCTTTCTCTGGTCCAATTCCAGCAGGTTTATCAACCTGCACGTCTCTCGTTCGTGTAAGAATGCAGAACAATCTTCTTTCGGGGACGATCCCAGCAGGTTTTGGTAAACTTGGGAAACTACAGAGGCTGGAACTGGCAAACAATAGTCTGACAGGCCAAATCCCAAGTGATCTTGCTTCTTCTACTTCTCTTTCTTTTATTGATTTCTCTAGTAATCACCTTCAGTCTTCTATTCCTTCATTCATTCTTGCAATCCCAACTCTTCAAAATTTCATTGCCTCAGACAATAACCTGGTAGGCGAAATTCCGGATCAATTCCAGGATTGTCCTTCTCTTACTGTTCTGGATCTATCCACAAACCATTTCACTGGAGATCTTCCAGCTAGCATTGCTTCCTGTCAGAAGTTAGTAACTTTGAACCTTGGAAACAACCAATTAAACGGTCCAATTCCAAGAGCAATTTCCATGATGCCCACATTAGCTGTTCTAGATCTATCCAACAATTCTTTAACTGGTGGGATACCTGAGAACTTTGGCAATTCCCCAGCACTAGAAATGCTGAATGTTTCTCATAACAAACTGGAGGGTCCTGTCCCAGAAAATGGTATGCTGAGAACAATAAATCCGGATGACCTGATTGGAAATGCTGGTCTATGTGGTGGAGTGCTTCCTCCATGTGCTCATAATGCAGCATACAACTCAAAGCAGAAGAGCTTGCACGCAAAGCACATCATCGCAGGATGGCTAACTAGTGTGGCAGCTCTTCTGCTTCTTGTCACAGCAGGTCTTGGAGCTAGATCTCTATACAAGAGATGGCATGAAAATGGAAGCTGCTTTGAACCAAGCTTTGAGATGAGCAGTGGTGAATGGCCATGGAGGTTGATGGCATTCCAGAGGCTAGGATTCACTAGTAATGACATCTTGGCTTGCCTTAAAGAGTCAAATGTCATTGGAATGGGAGCAACAGGTGTTGTATACAAAGCTGAAATCCAACACCAGAATATGATTGTTGCAGTAAAGAAGCTGTGGAAATCTGGAACTGATATTGAAATGGGGGACAGTGATGAACTCGTAGGTGAGGTGAACGTTCTTGGAAAATTGAGGCATCGAAATATTGTCAGGCTTCTGGGGTTCCTTCACAACAAACGTGATGCAATGATAATATACGAGTATATGCAAAATGGCAGCCTTGGAGAAGTTTTACATGGTAAACAAGCAGCAGGGAGACTGCTTGTCGATTGGGTCACTCGATATAACATAGCACTTGGAGTGGCACAAGGCCTTGCTTATCTCCATCATTATTGCCATCCACCAGTTATTCACCGGGATGTAAAGTCAAACAACATACTGCTTGATGCAAATCTAGAGGCAAGAATTGCAGATTTTGGTTTGGCAAGAATGATGCTCAAGAAGAATGAAACAGTTTCCATGGTTGCAGGATCTTATGGATACATAGCCCCCGGTAAGTCCTTCAAATTTTCCATTAATGTTTACTTTGGAGTGATCTTTGTTGATATTTGACAATCATTTATCTGGATTTTGACTTTGCAGAGTACGGGTACACGTTGAAAGTGGATGAGAAGAGTGATATTTACAGCTATGGAGTTGTTCTCATGGAGCTCCTAACGGGAAAACGTCCTCTAGATACTGAATTCGGGGAATCTATTGACATTGTAGAGTGGTTTCGGATGAAGATCCGAGACAATAAATCTTTAGAAGAAGCACTCGACCCGAATGTAGGAGCAACACAACATGTTCAAGAAGAAATGTTGTTAGTTTTAAGGATAGCAATTCTATGTATAGCCAAACTCCCAAAGGATAGACCATCAATGAGGGATGTTTTGACAATGCTCGAAGAGGCAAAGCCTCGGAGAAAAAGCAGTAGCAACAGTGGAGGTAGCAATGCTACTACTACTAACAAAGATAAGCCAATATTCAGTACATCACCTGTAAATGGTCTTCTGTAAGAAGAGAAGTCATGTCCCTTTCCCTATTTGAGTCCATTTTATTTGTAATTGTCTTGTAGCATTTGACTTGTATTTAGAGGTTCATACATTGATTCTTGTATGTGTAGAATTTAGGTAGTACAGGCTGCATTCTTCCTGCTGCGAGTGATGTTTTACTAATTCTTTGATCATGTAAGAAGTAGTTATTGATCGAATAACAGAATTTTAACAGACATATTCTCTAATCAAGATTAGGAATTGTATTGCTCACCTGAAATACCACTAGATTTAGTAAAATGAAAGCGGCTTGACCTCACTAATTAAAAACAGCATTCCTCCCAATCAAGGAGAGCTCGTTTAATCGATAGTCATGGACATGCATGGCTCAGGAAACATGCATTCATAAAGTGAAATTTATCAAGACTTCTTTCTCTTGAACAGTGATAACAAGCAACATAAGAATCCAAGGAAGGATATTCTTGTCCAGAACTCCCCTTCCCCTACTTCCAACCAGCATGGCAAAATGTACAATTCCTGCACACTCCTCCATGGCTAAGCTGTACTTTCTTCCCAAAACTTCTGacaatcaaataattttaagttttaTAGACAACACATCTTGCTCCAAGAAATAGTTGCAGAATaagaaaagataagaaattGAAATACAAACATGAAGCAATGAAAGCTTGTATCAAAACCAACAAAAAAGGTTCCCAATATGAACCTTGCAAACTTTCCTTTCAACAACATTGGTGTTCATCTGTTTCAGGGAGCAGCAAGCTCATCATCATAATATTGTATAAGTGGACACATCCATGCTACACAAGGGTGAACTTCCACTGAAGATCACGTGGTGTATGACATATACAGGCATATTCTGTAATCCACCGTAAGGGATCTCCTCCCAGAGAGTGGGGTAGACCGTATGGTAAAAGAGCAAGAAAAGtgaccaacaaaaaaaaaacaataaggTCATATAGGACCAATTTGTTATTGAGAAACTTATTTTACCATCCAATATAATTTCCTTCTAGACTTCA
This DNA window, taken from Solanum dulcamara chromosome 3, daSolDulc1.2, whole genome shotgun sequence, encodes the following:
- the LOC129882709 gene encoding MDIS1-interacting receptor like kinase 1; protein product: MNLLTIFILFLFYSCYIAFAKVELSDQMSILLSIKESIVDPLDQLRDWTEPNNAAAGNNRSIAPCSWKGVECNSDGAVEKLDLSHMNLTGKVSDDIQKLKSLTYLNLCCNGFSSPLPESFSNLTALKSIDVSQNYFVYGFPVGLGMSEGLMYLNASSNNFSSYLPEDIGNATLLETLDFRGNFFEGSIPKSYRNLGKLKFLGLSGNNLTGYIPGELGQLSALETVVLGYNVFEGGIPAEFGNLTNLKYLDLAIGNLGGSIPSELGKLKLLDTIFLYKNKLEGKIPPEIGNMTSLQLLDLSDNLLMGDIPAEIADLKNLQLLNLMSNKLSGSVPPGIGGLPQLEVFELWNNSLSGPLPSDLGRNSPLQWVDISSNSFTGPIPAGLCTKGNLTKLILFNNAFSGPIPAGLSTCTSLVRVRMQNNLLSGTIPAGFGKLGKLQRLELANNSLTGQIPSDLASSTSLSFIDFSSNHLQSSIPSFILAIPTLQNFIASDNNLVGEIPDQFQDCPSLTVLDLSTNHFTGDLPASIASCQKLVTLNLGNNQLNGPIPRAISMMPTLAVLDLSNNSLTGGIPENFGNSPALEMLNVSHNKLEGPVPENGMLRTINPDDLIGNAGLCGGVLPPCAHNAAYNSKQKSLHAKHIIAGWLTSVAALLLLVTAGLGARSLYKRWHENGSCFEPSFEMSSGEWPWRLMAFQRLGFTSNDILACLKESNVIGMGATGVVYKAEIQHQNMIVAVKKLWKSGTDIEMGDSDELVGEVNVLGKLRHRNIVRLLGFLHNKRDAMIIYEYMQNGSLGEVLHGKQAAGRLLVDWVTRYNIALGVAQGLAYLHHYCHPPVIHRDVKSNNILLDANLEARIADFGLARMMLKKNETVSMVAGSYGYIAPEYGYTLKVDEKSDIYSYGVVLMELLTGKRPLDTEFGESIDIVEWFRMKIRDNKSLEEALDPNVGATQHVQEEMLLVLRIAILCIAKLPKDRPSMRDVLTMLEEAKPRRKSSSNSGGSNATTTNKDKPIFSTSPVNGLL